Within the Sarcophilus harrisii chromosome 2, mSarHar1.11, whole genome shotgun sequence genome, the region AGAAGTGgtgttgctgggtcaaaggatatgcacttTTAagagccctttgagcatagttacaaacttCTCTAAAATGGCTGAAGCAGTTCAGAATAGTGCATTAATGTGCATTTTACCTTACCCTCTAAAATGTTATCTTCCTTGTTTCTTATATTgaccaatctgatagatgtgaggcaGCAGcacagagttgtattaatttgcattttcctaaaAATAGTGATTCggagcttttttttcccccccaaataaCTCGGGATAGCTTTTGACTTCTGTAAACTACCcattcatatcccttgaccaccATGGGGTTCTCATTCATCTTTTCATGtagcatatattagattacaAAGCATTTGGCTACCTCAAGAGAATTGTAATTATCTGCACTACATTGAATTGCTTCACTTTAATATTCACAGCACTGGCCAGAAATCACATCTCATAAATATCTGGCCCTTGTgatgcttctttttttaattaaggtgATTCCAAATCTTTATGGTTCACACTGGGTACACTAATGAACATGTACAGAAGTAACATGAGCATGATACATTTCTCACCCACAATCAATAGCTGTTTTATCATATATAGGTTCATCAGCAGACATCATCTATAAGTTTATGACATGCCATTTGCCCAGGGATCAAAGTTAATATCAAGGTTCTCTCAATACCACCCTACACTCAGGACTAACTTAAGTCAGCAAAACCCCACCCTTCCTGAAAGCTAAtgggaaaataacaacaaatcttTGTGTCTTTAGAGCTCTGGAGAGAAAAGGGATTATTTCAGTCCATGGAAGATAAGGATTTTCTGAATTGCATTGAGGGACTCAGAATCACATTTTAGTCAACTGAGAGATCTTCCCACATTTCTTATCTTAATGAGAAATCTATTAAGAATTCTGAGACATAAAGGTCTTCCCATATGCACTATATGCAAAAGAGTTGTCTTCAGAATGAATTCTTTGATTTTGAGCAAGTTGAATTCTAAGTCTGAAggtatttccacattcattacacttatTAGGTCTCTATCCAATACGAATTATCTAATGTCGATTAAGATCTAAATTCAAGCAGGACTTCCCTCATACagtacattcataaggtttctctccagtataaATTCTTAGAAGTTAAATAACAACTGAGTTGTCCTGGAAGTTCCTCTCATACTTGTAAGAAAAATCTTAAGTCTCAGCCAAGTCCTCCAAATATTTTCAGTGACTGTACAGAATCAGAATCTCAATGAATGTCAGCCAAGTTCCTCTATGTAACCTTGTACTGAGAACATGACAAGGTACTTGCAATTGATAATTCACCAGGAGGCACAGGAAGAGCAGGCCACTTTTCCTTGTGCTTGATTTAAGACGTTCTTTTGAGCTTTGGTATGCATTTCACCCCAAAAACCTAGTCAGTTCCCTGAATGAAACCAGTTAGCTTAAGGGAATGGATAAACTATTCCCCTTTGTGGAAGCCCCCATATCTGGGGAGCTGTTCAGTTCAAAGGATCATATATCAAATAATAAACTGGGCACAGTGCCTTTTTTATTCTCAATGTATAAAAACCCTGTAGAGGGAGGGGGCTGTTGGAACATCACCCCAAGAGAGGATGGTCTTGCCTGGGATTTTCCCTCTTTGGAGTGTACTCTCCCTGGCTGAATGATTTGGGGTTCCCCCAGACTGAAGAGTCAGGAGTTAGTGTTTCCCAAACTGGTAATGATGTATGATACATGTCTGTCTTTGTTATTACTGTGATAATGGCAcctgtttgtgtatgtgtgtgtgtgtgtgtgcttattacaagttttttttttcactatttcttgTTTATATCAGCAATCaacttttacttccctttttcagTCTCTGCCTGTTCAATGTGAAATCCAAACCTATATTAACTCTACATTCCTTACATTCATAAAGAATATTATCCCATTGGACAGTAAGTTGTATTTGCTTCTCAAAGGACTTCCCACATTCACAagatttctctccagtatgaattttgaTATAGAATAAATGCTGAATTATAGAGGAAAATCTTCCCATACTCATTAGACTCATGAAGAATGTCTCCAGTTTGAATTTCCAATGGATAGTAGTCTTATTCCTGAAGCCCTTCAAACATTCactatgtttaaaatatttctcttcaaTATGAATTTTCTGTTCTGATGCCCAAGGGGTTGTTCCTTCCTCCAGAAGACTTTCCCATGTTATCTACATTTATACAGTTTCTCTTCATTATGAATTCATTAATTACAAGATGAGTTGTGATACAAAGTCAATTCACATGCCTTATGAGGAATATCTCCATGAACTCTCTGATAGGCATAAAATAATGAACTAAGTCTAAAGGTCTTCCCACACTTGAGGCTTCTCTTGTGAATGAATTTTTTGATGTTGAGTAAATTGAATCCTCAGTCTGAAGGCCTTTCTACATATactacatttataaggtttctctccagtatgaattctttgatgttgGACAAGCTCTGAGTTGTAGGGTAAAGCTTTCCCATATTCCTTGTATTGATAAAGTCCAGCATGAGATTTCTGATGTATGGTAAGATGTGCCTTTCTCTTGAAAGCCTTCtgacattcattacatttataaagttttttttccttatgaattctctgatgcacAGTAAGATGTTGCTTCCTTCTAAAGACCTTCTCACATAAATGacatttataaggcttttctccagtatgaGTTCTTTGATGTCGAGTAAGTTCTGAGTTGTAAGGGAAAGCCTTCCCACACTCCTTACATTCATAAAGAACctttccagtatgaattctctgatgcacAGTAAGTAGTGTCTTCCTTCTGAAGGCATTCCCACAGTCAccacattcataaggtttctctccagtatggattctttgATGTAGAATAAATGCTGAATGGTAGGGGAAAGCTTTCCCACACTCCTTACATTGATAAAGATTCTCTCCAGCATGAGATTTCTGATGTATAGTAAGATGTGCCTTTCTCTTGAAGGCTTTCtgacattcattacattcataaggtttttctcctgtatgaattctctgatgcacAGTAAGATGTTGCTTTCGCCTAAACACTTTTCCACATAAACgacatttataaggcttctctccagtatgaattctttgatgtcgAATAAGTTCTGACTTGTAGGGGAAAGCCTTCCTACACTCCTTACATTCATAAAGAATctttccagtatgaattctctgatgcacATTAAGTAGTGTCTTACTTCGAAACACTTCTGCACATTCACTACAtgcataaggtttttctccagtatgaattctttgatgtacAATAAATGCCGAGTTGTAGAGGAAAGCCTTCCCACACTCCTTGCATTCATAAACAATGTCTccattatgaattctttgatgcACAATAAGATGTGCCTTCTTCTCAAAGGCTTTTCTACATTCactacatttataaggtttttctccagtatgaattctctggtgttTAATAAGATCTGAACTGTGATAGAAAGTCTTCCTACACTCCTTACATTTGTAAAGAATCTTTAAAGGATGAAATCTCTGATGCATAGTAAGTTTTATCTTACTACTAAAGACCTTCTTACATTcactacattcataaggtttctctccagtatggattctttCATGTCGAGTATGATGTGCTTTCAATCTGAACGCCttcccacattcactacattcataaggtttctctccagtatgaattctttgatgcaCAGTAAATTGTGTTTTCCTCttgaaagctttcccacattcacaacatttataaggtttctctctgGTAGGAATTATCAGAGGATGAATAAAATCTGGGTTGCGGTAGAAGGCCTTCCCAAACTCCTTACGTCCATAAATAATCCTTTCAGTGTGAGTTCTCTGATGAACAGTAAGTCGTGTTTTATTcctgaaggccttcccacattcattacatttatgttTCTCTCCGGTATgaattttttgattttcaaaatgttcTGAGTTGCCATATTCCTTACACGCATTAGGAATCTCTtgagtatgaattctctgatggatATGAAGTTGTGTCTTCTGTctaaaggccttcccacattcactacattcaaaaggtttctctccagtatgaattctctgatgtcgaGTAAGATTTGCCTTTACATTGAAGGCCTTCCCACATAcactacattcataaggtttctctccagtatgaattctttgatgtcgGATAAGTTCAGAGTTCCATTGGAAAGCCTTCCCACACtctttacatttataaaaaaagtctccagtatgaattctcttatgtATAGCAAGACACTGTTTGCTCCTGATGGCCTTTCCATATTCACTACATTCAGAAGGTTTCTTTCCAGTAATTTCTTTgccctctgaaaaaaaaaagaataaagacatGATTAACCTggcctttcctttcctttcccaaggTTCTTAACTGTCCAAATTTATAGCTATTCCCTTGCCTTTCCACTTGGGAGGGCTAGCCTCAATGGGTTTTAACTAAAGATTATAGTTTATATAATGTGAAAATATAAtgcaaaggtaaaaaataaattaaattatgatGACATAATCTGGAGGAATTTATAAACCCTTACTCTATGATACATAGCTGATATTTAAATAGAATAAGGAAAGGGAAGACTATCTACAAAAAGTAGATGATTTTGAGAACTTGTAAATATGTCCTTACAATCCTAGATGAAAACAGCAAAGGAAAAgactgaataaaaagaaaaggatatttgGTGAGTTTAGAATAAgtaagaaagatagagagaggcaCAAAGCAAACAGAGTAAAGAAATACGAGGAAAAGGAGTCATAACAGATAATTGTTGCcataaattttctctaaaaatttaaCACGTCTACTTTAAAAGGAACTGATTAAAATTTCAAGAGTAACAATATAGCCATTTTTCAAATTCTggtaatcaaagaaaacaaaaacaatttggaGTTATCACAAAATAGCCATCAGATTAGTAAAGATACTTTAAAAGGATAACACATTTTGGCAGTTATGCTGAAATAGGTACTTATTTAGCTTCTCCTgacatttttctgaaaaataacaCAGCAATTTCAGTTAAGCTAAActtttcataccctttgacccaatagtCCTACTACTAGTGATACCCTCAAAATGCTattgaaaagaaacaaagtaCTCTCTCAAAAATATTCACACCTTTTTGTGaaatagcaatttaaaaaaaaaaaaaaggtagatctAATGATGGAGTTCTAGCTAAACAAGCCtatcacataaatatattttcaaagtgTAAAAACAGGATGACATTACATGATGGACTGAAGAAAGGAACTTAAGttaagattaaatattttataaaagtagTTATAAATACTTTATAACAGCAGCAAAACCatccaaaagaaaatattagaagggGATTCAGACTCATATGCAAAAAAAAGGCGTACTGTTAATATTTTAACAGGGAGGATAAATTGATGGAAAACAGGAGAATGCCTCCTTAACATAAAATattcagtgatgaacagaaggaaaaaacctGCCATCTACTGAGGCAACAACTTTCTTTGAGAATGGAAATACATAAGGGTAAATAGGTAcataaaaaagtaatttcttgagttaaaaaataaagtttaaaatctcAGCTTCTTTCAACAGATCTGAGAAGTTTTAATAAGACCAACGTATTCAACATTTTACAAGAGTTTTGATCTAAAATGACCAACAAAGCAATATTTTGCAGTAACccatttgtttggtttttatgtATTCACCTGGACAGCTGTTTCTTGAAATATCTGCCTCTGATATCCAAaatgcttcctttctttctaattgGTAGATGACATCTGGTTTGGAAACTGCAAATCCTGTCACAgaacagagagattaaatattcCTCCCAACTATTCATAGAAAAGTTTTGAAATAAAGATGCAGACTTTTTCTCATACCACCTAAAGCATTAGCTCATTATGTctgagatattatttttttccaatgcaTGGAGGGTTCAATGGGAAGACCAGAGAGAGGGGAAGGTtctgttttagttttttgttttgtttttaattagggTGGAAGAGGGAGTGAATCAgtaaaacttaataaaaatttaaaactagttCACACTCCCTTTAGGGGGAAAAAGTACACATGGCAGGAAGACCTCAAGGATAGTACAAACAACCACTGAAAGATATTCTTTATTACAGGGGAATGGGTTAGAGAGTAGGACTAAAGGAAAAATTCATTAGACTTAACTTCCTACTTAGACAATGAAAATACTTTATGTATAAAGAAAACCTCACTGGGATTAAACAAAAAACCTTGCATCTGAAGCAACAGAGAGGGGAAGGTACATTCTCAAGGATAATAACAAATTGAAAAGTCAAGTTTCCAGGCAAAGCTCTTTCCTGTGCAAACAAGTACTCTATCCCTTCACTACAAAAGAATTAGGAATATCTTCCTTTTGTACGCCAAAGAGTAACTGTTAGAATCTTGAAGTTGTCATAGCATACACCAAGACTTCAAAGGAATAACCATTCTTACCCAAAGAGGCCAGGTTCCTATAGTTctccagcatcacctccctgtATAAGTTTTTCTGAGACACGGTCAAATATACCCATTCTTCCCAGGTGAATTCTACAGCCACATCCTTGAATGTCACCAATTCCTGAAACACCAGAAGTATTCATGTTTACCAGGTATTGCTCTGTTATGATGTTTAAATACTGTTCTTTGTCCATTGTTTTTgaaaagaccatgacatcagaaagaTGATGCCATCGCTTACAAgtaaattgcatttaagtgagggaagattGTGAAAAGACagcagcctcactttctcctccaaggCCATTTGGATTCAGTATAAGAtaaagatcaggatgattggacatgaccctggatgcagtgggagactttggcttttttttaagATAGTTCAAATATTAACGCTTTGcagtagggatttttttttttttttaatttgtaagcCAGTACAACACCCAaagcatagtaggcacttaagaatTCCTCTCCCATTAGGCtataagctccttgggagcagattatttttgtttttgtgttcccAACACTTACCCCAGTGCCTAACActttgtaggtgcttaataaatgcttagtgttAATGAATCCAatgaatcaattttattttttttctgattaatagttTTAATAGTACATGATCTCAGGTATACAATTTTCACTATTGAATCttttatataaaatcaattaCAATACGCATGAttttcaaatgagacaatatttattaaactagtTAGTTTACATTACTATGAAGCTTCACTTGAAAAATACCTTAAGTAAAATGAACATTTGTTCTAAAAGTtccctgatttaaaaaatatgaatagaaatatacatttcaattaaaaaaaaatcaagacaatgaTTAAATACGTACTGATTAATCAATTACACTTGAAAACTTTTTATAATCTATGCATGAGTACACATTAGATAAAAGTCTACACATTATTAATGCAAAATTGCAGTACTCAAGTCAGAAAAACAGctgctgtctattttttttcctctttatgaaCTGGAGGTAATTTTCTATACACTATTAAGtgtctagtttttaaaaaataaatctgcaGCATTTCCATTTTGCAACTAGGAAAATACAAACATCTGGAGAGAAGGGATGGGGAAATCACTCTGTCATTATTTGGTGAGAAATAATTatgaaagagtaaaataaaacattcatcAAGGTCGTGCTGAGCAACAGcttcttaaataaaaaaagcttttgataaaatttaaaaagaggaatggggaaggaaagggaaatggaatgAGAAAGGATATATGAAAATAGagattgaaattatttttcacaaaCTTCTTTTGAGGAAATTGTTTGTTGCCCATAGAGAAAATGTAAATCAAATGAAATGCATTACCTTTGGGGCCTTCCTTATAGGAGAATGTTCTCCCAAGAAAACAATAGCTCCACAGTGAGCACACAGTGGATTGTACTTCAGTCTCAAACATCAGCCCTGATCATTCTGATGGGGATATTGGCTCCTAATTAAAATTTAGAGGAAAGAAGCAAGGTAGAAATTTCCTAGGCAATTCCCCATAGGAAGGGGATTGAGGGTTAGTACTAAATTTTAGGGCATAAACCACTGTGAAGTTTAGGAGAACAACCACACTGGTGGTCTTATTGTTCTGAGACAATATTTGGTGAAACAATTATTCACAGCTAGGTAAAAAATATTCTCTACAATTTTAAACCTGGCAGTTAAGACAGATCTATCTGTAATCTTTTTTCTGCTAAGGTTTTTATAagcttgttttaaaattttttttttctttgcttctgatAGATCTTCCATCTCTTTGGGACTGAAATGGCAAAatttgatgtttgtttttttatttctgagaaaaggaaaagacaatgaggaaataagttACTTTCATAATCAAAGTAATAAAACAGAGATGTGTATCTGAATTATCTCTTTCAAATTTCACTATTTCAGTACCAACAAGATGGAAGATctactaaaaatatttaagttGTTTAATCATAAAAATGCAGAGTGGCCAAGAGAAATCTAGAATATGGTTAAGTAGAGTTTTTGGGGGGGATCCTACTGAATTCAATGAATCAATTTTAAATGTGCACCCATGGCTTTTTCTTCTGACTGCTAAGGTCAAGCAACAGTATGCCTAATCTTTTTCCTACTTGCTGTTATAAAAAATGGAGACATTTCCAAATTGAAAactggttaaaggatatgaacaggcacttTTCAGGAGAAAAACAATCAAAGCTCTATCTagtcatttataaaaatgctctagggggcagctagttggtatagtggattagagcaccagccctgaagtcaggaggacccgagttcaaatctggcctcagacatttaacacttcctggctgtgtgaccctgggcaagtcatttaaccccaattgcctcagcaaaaaataaataaaaaatgctctaaatcactaataatcagacaaatttaaattaaaacaactcagatacTAATTTAAATCTATTATGACAGAAAAGATGATGGAATGGATgtggaaaaataagaacaatgatGCACTATTGAAGGGGTGAATTGATCCAACAAATCATTcttggagaacagtttggaactatgtccaaagaactacaaaataggtctgtatttcaaagaaatcaaagaaaaagggaaaggatctaaatgtacaaaaatatttatatcagtgtttttttttttaaatgtgataagACCTTGAATAGAAATTGAATGGACGCCCACCAATTAAAGATGTGGAATATgactgatgaaataatatttcatcataacaAGTGTGAGccgagggaaaaagaaggaagcagaaccagaacattgtacacagtaatagcaacattgtaaaaATGATTAACTGTGGGAAAACATAGATACTCTGATGGATACAATGATTCATgaaaatcccaaaggactcataataaaatagagaattgatacACTTCTAAgtatagattgaaacatattatttttttcattttcctttattttccttctccatcccaGCTAATCTGTATGACTTCACATGCATAAATAACGTACATCCCAAGGCTTGCCTTCTCATCAGGTGCAAGAGAGGATGGATGGAAGGGAAAAGATTTCTATCTCAATCTTTTAGCTTTAAGTTGATGGTTCTCCCAAGGCCAGCAATTTCTGAGACAAAAGCATGTGAGAAACACGTAATCCAGGGTTTTAGGCAGAGGTCACTCACCTGGCTGGGCCTGGCGGTCCCTGCGGGGGCCATcgcctcctcctcttcctcctccttctcaggGGCACAGCAGAGGCCCCGAGAGGTGGCGGTGCTGGGGAGGAAAGGAAGCCCATGAGAAACCCCACTTGTCACTGAGGGGGACCCCGGGAGGCGGGGCCACCAGGACGCGGTCACTTCTTCTCCGGAGGGGGCGCTGGCTTCAGGCCAACATCTCCCCAGGGACAGAGCTGGAGCCCGGGAGGAGCCGCAAGGCACCCCCAGCAGCAGAAAGCTTCCTGACGGAGGGGGCACCCAGGAGAATgctgggaagaggagagaaagctCACGTGACATCGGGCCCACGGAGCGGACCCGCACCAGGCCTCCTTCACAAAGACAGGCTGCACGGCGAAAAGGACCGAGGCCGTGAGGGTCAGCAGCAGCCGGGGACCCTTAGGGGCGGGGCTGTGATTGCGGTCGGTCTCCAGGCTCCGCCCCGACAGGCCGGGCACCTTGGCCCAGGAGCGGCGCAAAGGCCGCGGTAATCCGGGACAGGTCTACCTTCGCCCCCAGCGAACGCTCCCCTACTCTCTGTGTGCGTCCCCAAAAGTCCCCAGCGCTCCGACCCCGCCGCATCCCCGCTACCGGCCTCGGCTGGGCCCGATCCCGCTTTCGCATCCCGCTCACCCCGTCCCAGATGGATCAGGAGAGAGAAGAGCAAGCAACCACTAAAAAACACGGGAAAGGGTGGAAGAGAGCTGGCGGAAGTGACGTAAAGGGACGGCCCATCCTCCCTGAAAAATGCTCAGAAGGCTAACAAAGCCTTCTGGGAATTGTAGTTTAGAGGCTTCGGCGCCCGGCCCATCCTCCGTCCGCAAGGCGGTCCTGCCCCGCCCCTTCTGGCATGGAGCCCCGCCCCCTCTCCGCTGGTTATCTCAGTCCCAGCACCCACGAAGTGTCCCTACTCCTGCGCTCTCAGAACTGTCGGGCTCCTCCAGTCCTGATTCGTGCCCGGCTGCCTGTTTACTTGGGCAGTCAGAGCGCTCCAGTTACTTAAATGCCTGCGGCCGGGAAGGGAAACTTTCTCACAGGTGTCCGGGGGTGGCCGGGGCGCGCGCTCCCGGGCCGTATGGACAGATATTTAATGATCAGATGCTACCAAATGATCAGTCCTGATTGGACTAGAATCCGGGTCCCACTGACTTATTTCTCACAGGAAGAGACTCATACACACCACAAAATGTGCAGTAGCTTCTTAGTGGTGGCTGAGAGCTGGAAATGGGGAAGCCCGTCAGCTGGTGCATCTAAGTTGCTGTAAATGAttgtgatgtgggaaaacttcctatctttgattcccaaaccccctcctagttaataatgtaaattaccctttaactcacaaatcctggtccctttgaattccaatagaagatccagacctgtcccagccccatccctactgagccaactttggggctacaccccaaagcccctcgagccaAGTCTCCTActataaaagggccacgctgggaccccctctttgcagagattccaaacatgccagccatgtgaggaccctctgtccactggacagTCCAGTGCCCTctttgtctctaccttcacctgtctcctacttctaaactcaataataaacctcttttaccaATCTAGCTCTCGGGGCCAATAAATTCCTTCATTGGGAACTCCGCCGCTGGTCTAGTAGCAGTAGTGGCATttacctgccactagaccttaactaaaccctaatttcatttaggtacctcaAATCTAGACCTTAACAATTGTATGGAGTCTTATTGTGCGATAAGAAACGAGGAGCAgcaaaacctgaaaagacttacttgaactcgtgtaaagtgaaatgagcagaagagCAGGGCATGATGACAACTGACCAGGGAGACAAGGCAGAGCCACTGTTTACTCTGTCAAGAGACTGACAAGGTCTCAGGAGATCTGAGCACATTCAGCTGTACTTGGGGAGGGCAAGTCCTCTGACCTGGACAgacaaaaagcaaagaagagctaacatttacatgGAGCTTACTGTgttctgtgctaagtactttacaatgaGTGTTTCATTTGGCTCTTGGACGACCCTGGGAaacaggtgctgttattatctcaattttacacaAGTGGAAATTAAGGTGAAATGACTGGCCCCGGGTTatatacctagtaagtgtctgaagttgaatttggactcaggtctttcCCTACTTCACTGCACCAACCTAGGTTCTTTTTAGTTATCTCTTACTATTGAAAAAATTGGCAAGTAGGATTGTTGA harbors:
- the LOC111718727 gene encoding zinc finger protein 420-like isoform X1 yields the protein MSRELSLLFPAFSWVPPPSGSFLLLGVPCGSSRAPALSLGRCWPEASAPSGEEVTASWWPRLPGSPSVTSGVSHGLPFLPSTATSRGLCCAPEKEEEEEEAMAPAGTARPSQELVTFKDVAVEFTWEEWVYLTVSQKNLYREVMLENYRNLASLGFAVSKPDVIYQLERKEAFWISEADISRNSCPEGKEITGKKPSECSEYGKAIRSKQCLAIHKRIHTGDFFYKCKECGKAFQWNSELIRHQRIHTGEKPYECSVCGKAFNVKANLTRHQRIHTGEKPFECSECGKAFRQKTQLHIHQRIHTQEIPNACKEYGNSEHFENQKIHTGEKHKCNECGKAFRNKTRLTVHQRTHTERIIYGRKEFGKAFYRNPDFIHPLIIPTREKPYKCCECGKAFKRKTQFTVHQRIHTGEKPYECSECGKAFRLKAHHTRHERIHTGEKPYECSECKKVFSSKIKLTMHQRFHPLKILYKCKECRKTFYHSSDLIKHQRIHTGEKPYKCSECRKAFEKKAHLIVHQRIHNGDIVYECKECGKAFLYNSAFIVHQRIHTGEKPYACSECAEVFRSKTLLNVHQRIHTGKILYECKECRKAFPYKSELIRHQRIHTGEKPYKCRLCGKVFRRKQHLTVHQRIHTGEKPYECNECQKAFKRKAHLTIHQKSHAGENLYQCKECGKAFPYHSAFILHQRIHTGEKPYECGDCGNAFRRKTLLTVHQRIHTGKVLYECKECGKAFPYNSELTRHQRTHTGEKPYKCHLCEKVFRRKQHLTVHQRIHKEKKLYKCNECQKAFKRKAHLTIHQKSHAGLYQYKEYGKALPYNSELVQHQRIHTGEKPYKCSICRKAFRLRIQFTQHQKIHSQEKPQVWEDL
- the LOC111718727 gene encoding zinc finger protein 420-like isoform X2, whose protein sequence is MAPAGTARPSQELVTFKDVAVEFTWEEWVYLTVSQKNLYREVMLENYRNLASLGFAVSKPDVIYQLERKEAFWISEADISRNSCPEGKEITGKKPSECSEYGKAIRSKQCLAIHKRIHTGDFFYKCKECGKAFQWNSELIRHQRIHTGEKPYECSVCGKAFNVKANLTRHQRIHTGEKPFECSECGKAFRQKTQLHIHQRIHTQEIPNACKEYGNSEHFENQKIHTGEKHKCNECGKAFRNKTRLTVHQRTHTERIIYGRKEFGKAFYRNPDFIHPLIIPTREKPYKCCECGKAFKRKTQFTVHQRIHTGEKPYECSECGKAFRLKAHHTRHERIHTGEKPYECSECKKVFSSKIKLTMHQRFHPLKILYKCKECRKTFYHSSDLIKHQRIHTGEKPYKCSECRKAFEKKAHLIVHQRIHNGDIVYECKECGKAFLYNSAFIVHQRIHTGEKPYACSECAEVFRSKTLLNVHQRIHTGKILYECKECRKAFPYKSELIRHQRIHTGEKPYKCRLCGKVFRRKQHLTVHQRIHTGEKPYECNECQKAFKRKAHLTIHQKSHAGENLYQCKECGKAFPYHSAFILHQRIHTGEKPYECGDCGNAFRRKTLLTVHQRIHTGKVLYECKECGKAFPYNSELTRHQRTHTGEKPYKCHLCEKVFRRKQHLTVHQRIHKEKKLYKCNECQKAFKRKAHLTIHQKSHAGLYQYKEYGKALPYNSELVQHQRIHTGEKPYKCSICRKAFRLRIQFTQHQKIHSQEKPQVWEDL